The following proteins come from a genomic window of Miscanthus floridulus cultivar M001 chromosome 2, ASM1932011v1, whole genome shotgun sequence:
- the LOC136537967 gene encoding nuclear pore complex protein NUP58-like isoform X1 — protein MPGLALDLNLDPDLQAACRRLSYRGAYSPSSPRSPPLPTIDESPEEEPTPPPTSPRTTGALYPAPGETLTPTVGEPVATSLSLAPPGQSQSQQAQEAAAATRMLEQRRHEEERAAFAEYQRPAPGETLAPTVGAPVSTWLALAPPAPSQSQQAQEAAAAAAQRMLEQRWNEEEHASFAEYQRQRQQALAAEAGLQQALASQQLMLYTVDGRATSYETKWDELHPFSQGLLLQIEDRIREHRDDSEQLDQCRRFDDLSLCNMSFELDANQITQEAVFISTIMNRDKNSIDSLMTVIQEIMWNTEFAIRSYAKLRPRFVYLSAESAKSGFSNHSGSSGAQTDFHQLLTMTPRFHCYSSATRRPSPFVQQTVARFEDDLGECCKWILELEQLVQMKDGKTFAESLESLSNVMSNVHDYLIHVASKVEHFHQYVETMETQYLNDRRRRGDLSNPFLKANRREAAKQEATDRIIHPMLHLTSPGQPTRLVAAPMIASQLQRTPFPTVATSPTSYPTVPLPSVLPPSSTQTSPAPSINPFSSSGPVLQSMPAASLFRTGIPSSATSLFPVPSGGIRHMLYASG, from the exons ATGCCTGGCCTCGCCTTGGACCTCAACCTGGACCCCGACCTGCAGGCCGCGTGCAGGCGCCTCAGCTACCGTGGCGCCTACTCCCCCTCGTCCCCGAGGAGCCCGCCTCTCCCGACGATCGACGAGAGCCCCGAAGAGGAACCGACGCCTCCTCCGACATCTCCGCGGACGACCGGGGCGCTATACCCGGCGCCGGGAGAGACGCTGACGCCGACGGTCGGTGAGCCCGTGGCGACTTCGCTTTCCCTTGCGCCTCCCGGGCAGTCGCAATCTCAGCAAGCGCAGGAGGCGGCAGCGGCGACGAGGATGTTGGAGCAGCGGCGTCACGAGGAAGAGCGCGCGGCATTTGCGGAGTATCAGCGGCCGGCGCCGggagagacgctggcgccgacgGTCGGTGCGCCCGTGTCGACTTGGCTTGCCCTCGCTCCTCCCGCGCCGTCGCAATCTCAGCAAGCGCAggaggcggcagcggcagcggcgcagAGGatgttggagcagcggtggaatGAGGAAGAGCACGCGTCGTTTGCGGAGTATCAACGGCAACGCCAGCAGGCATTGGCCGCGGAGGCGGGATTGCAGCAAGCCTTAGCGTCGCAGCAGCTGATGCTGTACACGGTGGACGGGCGTGCCACCAGCTACGAGACCAAGTGGGACGAGCTTCACCCGTTCTCCCAGGGTCTGCTGCTTCAAATCGA GGACAGAATTAGGGAGCATAGGGATGATAGTGAGCAGTTGGATCAATGCAGACGCTTTGATGACCTATCACTGTGCAACATGAGTTTTGAACTCGATGCTAATCAGATTACTCAG GAGGCTGTATTTATCTCTACCATCATGAATAGAGATAAGAATTCCATTGATAGCTTAATGACTGTTATCCAAGAAATTATGTGGAACACAGAATTTGCTATACGTTCATATGCAAAGTTGAGGCCAAGGTTTGTCTATCTAAGCGCTGAAAGTGCAAAGTCTGGTTTTTCAAATCACTCTGGATCTTCTGGTGCTCAGACTGATTTCCATCAGCTCTTAACCATGACACCAAGGTTTCATTGTTATAGTAGTGCTACCAGGCGGCCATCTCCTTTTGTGCAACAAACAGTTGCCAGGTTTGAGGATGATCTTGGTGAATGCTGCAAATGGATTCTAGAACTAGAGCAACTTGTCCAAATGAAGGATGGCAAGACCTTTGCAGAATCTTTGGAATCTCTGTCAAATGTTATGTCTAATGTCCATGACTATCTAATCCATGTGGCGTCTAAG GTGGAACATTTCCATCAGTATGTTGAAACAATGGAAACTCAGTATCTGAATGATCGACGGCGCAGGGGTGATTTGAGTAATCCTTTTCTCAAGGCAAATAGAAGAGAGGCAGCTAAACAAGAAGCAACTGACAGAATAATCCATCCGATGTTGCATCTAACATCTCCAGGCCAGCCAACAAGGCTGGTCGCTGCGCCAATGATAGCAAGCCAACTACAGCGAACTCCATTCCCTACTGTAGCAACTTCTCCAACCTCTTATCCAACTGTTCCACTGCCTTCTGTTTTGCCTCCATCCAGCACACAGACAAGTCCTGCTCCATCAATCAACCCTTTCAGTTCATCCGGACCTGTGTTGCAATCCATGCCGGCAGCATCTTTGTTCAGGACTGGTATCCCATCTTCTGCTACTTCACTTTTCCCAGTACCATCTGGAGGTATACGTCACATGCTATACGCAAGCGGATAG
- the LOC136537967 gene encoding nuclear pore complex protein NUP58-like isoform X2 has translation MPGLALDLNLDPDLQAACRRLSYRGAYSPSSPRSPPLPTIDESPEEEPTPPPTSPRTTGALYPAPGETLTPTVGEPVATSLSLAPPGQSQSQQAQEAAAATRMLEQRRHEEERAAFAEYQRPAPGETLAPTVGAPVSTWLALAPPAPSQSQQAQEAAAAAAQRMLEQRWNEEEHASFAEYQRQRQQALAAEAGLQQALASQQLMLYTVDGRATSYETKWDELHPFSQGLLLQIEDRIREHRDDSEQLDQCRRFDDLSLCNMSFELDANQITQEAVFISTIMNRDKNSIDSLMTVIQEIMWNTEFAIRSYAKLRPSSATRRPSPFVQQTVARFEDDLGECCKWILELEQLVQMKDGKTFAESLESLSNVMSNVHDYLIHVASKVEHFHQYVETMETQYLNDRRRRGDLSNPFLKANRREAAKQEATDRIIHPMLHLTSPGQPTRLVAAPMIASQLQRTPFPTVATSPTSYPTVPLPSVLPPSSTQTSPAPSINPFSSSGPVLQSMPAASLFRTGIPSSATSLFPVPSGGIRHMLYASG, from the exons ATGCCTGGCCTCGCCTTGGACCTCAACCTGGACCCCGACCTGCAGGCCGCGTGCAGGCGCCTCAGCTACCGTGGCGCCTACTCCCCCTCGTCCCCGAGGAGCCCGCCTCTCCCGACGATCGACGAGAGCCCCGAAGAGGAACCGACGCCTCCTCCGACATCTCCGCGGACGACCGGGGCGCTATACCCGGCGCCGGGAGAGACGCTGACGCCGACGGTCGGTGAGCCCGTGGCGACTTCGCTTTCCCTTGCGCCTCCCGGGCAGTCGCAATCTCAGCAAGCGCAGGAGGCGGCAGCGGCGACGAGGATGTTGGAGCAGCGGCGTCACGAGGAAGAGCGCGCGGCATTTGCGGAGTATCAGCGGCCGGCGCCGggagagacgctggcgccgacgGTCGGTGCGCCCGTGTCGACTTGGCTTGCCCTCGCTCCTCCCGCGCCGTCGCAATCTCAGCAAGCGCAggaggcggcagcggcagcggcgcagAGGatgttggagcagcggtggaatGAGGAAGAGCACGCGTCGTTTGCGGAGTATCAACGGCAACGCCAGCAGGCATTGGCCGCGGAGGCGGGATTGCAGCAAGCCTTAGCGTCGCAGCAGCTGATGCTGTACACGGTGGACGGGCGTGCCACCAGCTACGAGACCAAGTGGGACGAGCTTCACCCGTTCTCCCAGGGTCTGCTGCTTCAAATCGA GGACAGAATTAGGGAGCATAGGGATGATAGTGAGCAGTTGGATCAATGCAGACGCTTTGATGACCTATCACTGTGCAACATGAGTTTTGAACTCGATGCTAATCAGATTACTCAG GAGGCTGTATTTATCTCTACCATCATGAATAGAGATAAGAATTCCATTGATAGCTTAATGACTGTTATCCAAGAAATTATGTGGAACACAGAATTTGCTATACGTTCATATGCAAAGTTGAGGCCAAG TAGTGCTACCAGGCGGCCATCTCCTTTTGTGCAACAAACAGTTGCCAGGTTTGAGGATGATCTTGGTGAATGCTGCAAATGGATTCTAGAACTAGAGCAACTTGTCCAAATGAAGGATGGCAAGACCTTTGCAGAATCTTTGGAATCTCTGTCAAATGTTATGTCTAATGTCCATGACTATCTAATCCATGTGGCGTCTAAG GTGGAACATTTCCATCAGTATGTTGAAACAATGGAAACTCAGTATCTGAATGATCGACGGCGCAGGGGTGATTTGAGTAATCCTTTTCTCAAGGCAAATAGAAGAGAGGCAGCTAAACAAGAAGCAACTGACAGAATAATCCATCCGATGTTGCATCTAACATCTCCAGGCCAGCCAACAAGGCTGGTCGCTGCGCCAATGATAGCAAGCCAACTACAGCGAACTCCATTCCCTACTGTAGCAACTTCTCCAACCTCTTATCCAACTGTTCCACTGCCTTCTGTTTTGCCTCCATCCAGCACACAGACAAGTCCTGCTCCATCAATCAACCCTTTCAGTTCATCCGGACCTGTGTTGCAATCCATGCCGGCAGCATCTTTGTTCAGGACTGGTATCCCATCTTCTGCTACTTCACTTTTCCCAGTACCATCTGGAGGTATACGTCACATGCTATACGCAAGCGGATAG